From one Bacteroidales bacterium genomic stretch:
- a CDS encoding PAS domain S-box protein codes for MMKIKGIKSMNNFFAFLFRLFRIKNLTVYQLTLSTLIITTVFTVGLIFTVWTYTETLRVKSRVKALKKTSFNQQKEELKTEVKQLIFYLEYIQRDTVYYTTEELKNKALLYFENIRFGNDGYVFINTYDGFALLFDGQRVDKIKDVNDLTDPSGFKIFKKELELAKLPDGGYFQYLFKKIYDDKPYSKLSYVIGFNKWKWIVGTGDYLDNIEEEIALLEKDLEKDMHRNIFTALGILMVILVILILLACWLAHWIQDQFNKFVLILKPSSLNEGDNLSIDDIFIRELKIIGLEIIQAEELAKKFGDIINHSLNEIYIFDQNNLNFIHANHGAIKNCGYSLDELKLMTPLDLKSELNYQQFMNLIAPLIEKKTNHIHFEAIHQRKDKTLYPVDINLTPSLFNDKPVFVAFVYDITERKEAETKLQLSQQRYSNLFENAPISLWEEDFTDLIEYLNAQLKKYKLPIEELFEKHPNILPECASLIKVVNVNNKTIELFEAQNKEELLGNLNILFTEASFSVFKQSLLALYRGEKYFSSEGENRSIKGKKLNVLLRWSFLFNNDKELTQKVTVSIIDVTELRKKEENLNASEALFRNIVEYSFEAIGLIDNNYTFTYANNNLAKLFGYPLNEIIGFNFKKFLSAESLDLVVDRYRRRQKGENVPPQYEIILLTKNGKKVYAKLSSSVIFSKGKSLQTLVQLIDNTEGKKIEEERKRYRLQLEKTVEDKTFDLKESQVALLNLVDDLNIESKKLMNANKRLEEINEELETFTYSVSHDLKAPLRGIDGYSQLLQESYNNDLSSEAQGFLANIRKSTQQMNVLIEDLLSYSRMERQMFLNEDVKLKDLIDNIFEFYIKTTHKATFINSVSETLIIKADNEGLKLVLRNLIDNAVKFSSEGKKTKIEIGCIEKDTHWIIFVKDNGIGFNMKYHDRIFKIFQRLHLAEEYDGTGVGLAIVAKAMQRMNGKIWAESDIGKGSCFYLEIGK; via the coding sequence ATGATGAAAATTAAAGGCATAAAATCAATGAATAATTTTTTCGCGTTTTTATTTCGCTTATTCAGGATAAAAAACCTGACTGTATATCAACTTACTCTTAGTACACTTATTATTACTACTGTTTTTACTGTTGGACTAATTTTTACGGTTTGGACTTATACCGAAACTCTTAGAGTTAAAAGCAGAGTAAAAGCATTAAAAAAGACTTCGTTTAATCAACAAAAAGAAGAATTAAAAACTGAGGTTAAGCAACTTATTTTCTATTTGGAATATATACAGAGAGACACTGTTTATTATACAACAGAAGAACTAAAAAATAAAGCTTTATTATATTTTGAAAATATACGTTTTGGAAACGATGGCTATGTCTTTATAAATACTTACGATGGTTTTGCCCTTCTCTTTGACGGACAAAGAGTGGATAAAATCAAAGATGTTAACGATCTTACAGATCCTTCCGGTTTTAAAATTTTCAAAAAAGAATTAGAATTAGCAAAGCTCCCCGATGGAGGCTATTTCCAATATTTATTTAAGAAAATTTATGATGATAAGCCTTACTCTAAACTCTCTTATGTTATAGGTTTTAATAAGTGGAAATGGATAGTTGGAACAGGTGATTACCTTGATAATATTGAAGAGGAAATAGCCCTATTGGAAAAGGATTTGGAAAAGGATATGCATCGTAATATTTTTACCGCTTTGGGTATTTTAATGGTGATTTTAGTGATTCTAATTTTATTGGCCTGCTGGCTTGCTCATTGGATACAAGATCAGTTTAATAAATTTGTTCTTATTCTAAAACCATCATCCTTAAATGAGGGTGATAATCTATCTATTGACGATATTTTTATTCGTGAATTAAAAATAATTGGACTCGAAATAATTCAAGCTGAAGAGTTAGCCAAAAAATTTGGAGATATTATCAATCATTCCTTGAATGAAATATATATTTTTGATCAAAACAACTTGAATTTTATTCATGCAAATCACGGAGCAATAAAAAATTGCGGCTATTCCTTGGATGAGTTGAAGCTTATGACACCTCTCGATTTGAAGTCGGAATTAAATTATCAACAATTTATGAATTTGATTGCACCATTGATTGAGAAAAAAACAAATCATATTCATTTTGAAGCCATTCATCAACGAAAAGATAAAACTCTTTACCCTGTAGATATTAACCTTACACCTTCTCTTTTTAATGACAAACCTGTTTTTGTTGCTTTTGTATACGATATTACTGAAAGAAAAGAAGCAGAAACTAAATTGCAGTTAAGTCAGCAACGCTATTCCAATCTTTTTGAAAATGCACCCATATCTTTGTGGGAAGAAGATTTTACCGATTTAATAGAATATCTGAATGCTCAATTAAAAAAGTATAAGCTTCCTATAGAAGAGCTTTTTGAAAAACATCCAAATATTTTGCCTGAGTGCGCATCTTTAATTAAAGTAGTTAATGTAAATAATAAAACTATAGAACTTTTTGAAGCCCAAAATAAGGAGGAGTTATTAGGTAATTTGAATATTCTATTTACCGAAGCATCTTTTTCTGTTTTTAAACAAAGTCTTTTAGCTCTATATAGAGGGGAAAAATATTTTAGTAGCGAAGGAGAAAACCGTTCTATAAAAGGAAAAAAACTTAATGTCCTCTTGCGTTGGTCTTTCTTGTTTAATAACGATAAAGAACTTACACAGAAAGTAACAGTTTCTATTATAGACGTAACTGAATTGAGAAAAAAAGAAGAAAATCTCAATGCTAGCGAAGCGCTATTTCGCAATATTGTAGAATATTCTTTTGAAGCTATAGGATTAATTGATAACAATTATACATTTACCTATGCCAATAATAATTTAGCAAAACTTTTTGGCTATCCTTTAAATGAAATAATAGGCTTTAACTTTAAAAAATTCCTATCTGCAGAAAGTTTGGACTTGGTTGTAGATAGATATAGACGCAGACAAAAAGGAGAAAATGTTCCACCACAATACGAAATAATTCTTTTAACGAAAAATGGTAAGAAAGTTTATGCTAAGCTATCGTCATCGGTTATTTTTAGTAAAGGTAAAAGTCTTCAAACTCTTGTTCAGCTTATTGATAATACCGAAGGTAAAAAAATAGAGGAAGAGCGTAAAAGATACCGTTTACAGTTGGAAAAAACAGTGGAAGACAAAACTTTCGATTTAAAAGAAAGTCAAGTGGCACTTTTAAATTTAGTAGACGATTTGAACATAGAATCGAAAAAATTGATGAATGCAAACAAACGTCTTGAAGAAATTAACGAAGAGCTCGAAACGTTTACCTATTCTGTTTCTCACGATTTAAAAGCACCACTTCGAGGAATTGACGGCTATAGTCAGCTATTACAAGAAAGTTATAATAATGACTTAAGCTCGGAAGCTCAAGGGTTTTTAGCAAACATCAGAAAAAGCACTCAGCAAATGAATGTTCTTATAGAAGATTTGCTAAGCTATTCTCGTATGGAGCGTCAAATGTTTTTAAATGAAGATGTTAAGCTTAAAGATTTAATCGATAATATTTTTGAATTTTATATTAAAACAACTCATAAGGCTACATTTATTAATAGTGTATCCGAAACACTCATTATAAAAGCGGATAACGAAGGTTTAAAATTAGTGCTTAGGAACTTAATAGATAATGCGGTTAAATTTTCTTCAGAAGGTAAAAAAACCAAAATAGAGATTGGATGTATCGAAAAGGATACGCATTGGATTATATTTGTAAAAGATAATGGTATAGGTTTCAATATGAAATATCACGATAGGATATTTAAAATATTTCAACGTTTGCATTTAGCCGAAGAATATGACGGAACAGGTGTAGGCTTGGCCATAGTTGCAAAAGCAATGCAGAGAATGAACGGGAAAATTTGGGCAGAAAGTGATATTGGAAAAGGAAGCTGTTTTTATTTGGAGATTGGGAAATAA